Proteins encoded within one genomic window of Rhizobium favelukesii:
- a CDS encoding plastocyanin/azurin family copper-binding protein encodes MQGRADGSHVWFDPIGVLIKPGQMVRWINLNPGNSHTTTAYHPANFGRPLRVPETAKSWDSDYLLPDESFSVTFTEQGVYDYYCVPHEHAGMVGRIIVGKPEAHGGWMEQVAASRGLPDEALKAFPTVEEIMAKRLVRQA; translated from the coding sequence ATGCAGGGGCGTGCCGATGGCTCGCATGTTTGGTTCGATCCTATCGGTGTTCTCATCAAACCCGGTCAGATGGTCCGTTGGATCAACCTCAACCCCGGCAATTCGCATACGACGACCGCCTATCACCCAGCAAACTTCGGGAGACCGCTCCGCGTTCCTGAAACGGCAAAATCCTGGGATTCAGACTACCTTCTGCCTGACGAGAGCTTTTCCGTGACCTTCACTGAGCAAGGGGTTTACGACTATTATTGCGTTCCCCACGAGCACGCTGGAATGGTCGGTCGCATTATCGTCGGCAAACCAGAAGCACATGGCGGCTGGATGGAGCAGGTTGCTGCAAGCCGCGGCCTCCCGGATGAGGCCCTCAAAGCGTTCCCAACGGTAGAAGAGATAATGGCGAAGCGGCTAGTCCGTCAGGCTTAG
- a CDS encoding DUF5602 domain-containing protein, producing MKKLLLVPVLTLASSLCAMAADDVAKSPPAAPYQQVSKLVKLPDFLPGMGQLFVDPTTLPAGPFLAYDHDGKLVSTIYMLPTKDLNPDKSFDNLAAPGGNVDHVDVYYNAGHPGVEEPHVHVVLWHVAAAGEESVAK from the coding sequence ATGAAAAAACTTCTCCTCGTACCTGTTCTGACACTGGCCAGTTCGCTTTGTGCTATGGCGGCGGATGACGTCGCAAAATCGCCACCGGCCGCCCCTTATCAGCAGGTTAGCAAGCTGGTGAAATTACCTGACTTCCTGCCAGGAATGGGCCAGCTCTTCGTCGATCCAACGACATTGCCGGCCGGTCCGTTCCTCGCATACGATCACGACGGAAAGCTGGTCAGCACGATCTATATGTTGCCGACCAAGGATCTTAATCCGGACAAGTCATTCGATAACCTTGCAGCGCCCGGCGGGAACGTCGACCACGTCGATGTCTACTACAATGCCGGCCATCCAGGTGTCGAAGAACCGCATGTTCATGTGGTGCTGTGGCATGTCGCAGCGGCCGGCGAAGAAAGTGTCGCCAAATGA
- a CDS encoding LysR family transcriptional regulator, which yields MDIELARTFLEIVSTGSFIRAAERLNVAQTTVSARIRNLEQLLGRPLFIRNKSGASLTPAGEQFLRHAPTFVQLWQRTRQQVAVPAGRRAVVTVGSEVTLAQPLLLNWVSWIRQSLPDIALRVHVDVPQDLINQVASGIVDVAIMYAPQHRPGLKIDLLMEEKLVLVTTEPGAERLEETNYVYMDWGPDFVLHHDMSFPDVTPDLSFDLGPLALSYVLANGGSGYFRMGAVEPYIAAGQLHLVPEMPQFSYPVYTVRSATADESVVGPALAGLRAISQANMEA from the coding sequence ATGGACATTGAACTCGCTCGTACGTTCTTGGAGATAGTTTCAACGGGAAGTTTTATTCGCGCCGCCGAGCGCTTGAACGTTGCTCAGACGACCGTCAGCGCGCGGATTCGTAACCTCGAGCAATTGCTTGGCCGACCGCTCTTCATTCGGAATAAAAGCGGAGCGTCTCTCACGCCGGCTGGCGAGCAGTTCCTGCGCCACGCGCCAACGTTCGTCCAGTTATGGCAGCGCACTCGTCAACAGGTCGCGGTGCCGGCGGGCCGCCGAGCGGTCGTGACGGTCGGCAGCGAGGTCACGCTTGCGCAACCACTCCTGCTGAACTGGGTCAGCTGGATTCGTCAGTCCCTTCCTGATATCGCGCTGCGCGTACATGTCGACGTGCCTCAGGACCTGATCAATCAGGTCGCTTCCGGGATAGTCGATGTGGCGATCATGTATGCGCCACAACATCGCCCCGGCCTCAAAATCGATTTGCTAATGGAAGAAAAGCTCGTGCTTGTGACAACCGAACCCGGTGCGGAGCGCCTTGAGGAGACGAACTACGTCTATATGGATTGGGGGCCGGATTTCGTGCTGCACCACGACATGAGTTTCCCGGATGTCACACCGGACCTCTCATTTGATCTCGGCCCTCTAGCACTCAGCTATGTTCTTGCGAACGGTGGCTCCGGGTATTTCAGGATGGGCGCGGTGGAGCCGTACATAGCGGCGGGGCAGCTTCACCTCGTTCCTGAAATGCCGCAATTCTCCTACCCGGTTTACACAGTGAGGTCTGCAACTGCTGACGAGAGCGTAGTAGGCCCTGCCCTGGCGGGGCTACGCGCCATCTCCCAGGCCAACATGGAGGCCTAA
- a CDS encoding two-component system sensor histidine kinase NtrB, which yields MTMTNMAFQKEILLQSKAEHSGRDEAAQQRERAMNRLASLGEMTSGITHDFRNLLAIIESGLRLAEQKAHQPESVRAYIAAAREGVDRGVELTSQLLTFANFKELEVQASDLNELVKSFEAFLKYGAGPRTRVMIEIGSGIPRCLIDPSLFDAAVLNLVLNARDSMPNGGEIWIKTDRFVETASPPGQEPPRTYARLRVMDRGCGMPSEILQKVLDPFFTTKGENGTGMGLGQVHATMQMVGGHLRIASERGTGTTVDLLFPSIEATA from the coding sequence ATGACCATGACAAACATGGCGTTTCAGAAAGAGATTTTGCTGCAATCGAAGGCGGAGCACAGCGGTCGCGATGAGGCAGCCCAACAGCGCGAGCGCGCGATGAATCGGCTTGCGTCCTTGGGCGAGATGACCAGCGGTATTACTCACGATTTCAGAAATCTCCTAGCAATCATCGAATCCGGCCTGAGGCTCGCCGAGCAAAAAGCCCACCAACCGGAGAGCGTGCGCGCCTATATCGCCGCGGCCCGGGAAGGGGTCGACCGAGGTGTCGAGCTGACATCCCAGTTGCTCACGTTTGCGAACTTCAAGGAACTCGAAGTTCAGGCATCGGATCTGAATGAACTCGTCAAGTCTTTCGAGGCTTTCCTCAAATATGGCGCTGGGCCACGCACCCGCGTTATGATCGAAATCGGCTCCGGCATCCCAAGATGTCTAATCGATCCGTCGTTGTTCGACGCCGCCGTGCTTAATCTTGTCCTTAACGCTCGGGATTCCATGCCAAACGGCGGCGAGATTTGGATCAAAACAGATCGATTTGTCGAGACCGCTTCTCCGCCCGGCCAGGAGCCGCCACGAACCTATGCGCGCCTTCGCGTCATGGACCGCGGCTGTGGCATGCCGTCGGAAATCTTGCAAAAAGTGCTGGACCCGTTCTTCACGACGAAGGGCGAGAACGGAACCGGAATGGGATTAGGGCAGGTGCATGCAACGATGCAGATGGTTGGGGGCCATCTACGCATTGCCAGTGAGCGAGGAACCGGAACCACGGTCGATCTTCTGTTTCCATCGATCGAAGCGACCGCTTAG
- the rnk gene encoding nucleoside diphosphate kinase regulator codes for MKKHVKNPRMPSIVIGETDHERLNNLVFGGAGRLPEISDGLLRELERARVVADVSVPWNVVRMGSTVEYETDTGDARRVTLVFPKDADISEGKISILTPIGTALLGLAAGQTMHWTARDDRQHKLTVLAVTGMS; via the coding sequence ATGAAGAAACACGTCAAGAACCCACGAATGCCGTCAATCGTGATTGGCGAGACAGATCACGAGCGATTGAACAATCTTGTGTTTGGCGGCGCTGGCCGCCTTCCCGAGATTTCCGATGGTCTTTTACGTGAGCTCGAACGTGCACGCGTGGTTGCCGACGTCTCGGTGCCCTGGAATGTCGTGCGCATGGGATCGACGGTAGAGTATGAGACTGACACCGGAGATGCGCGGAGAGTCACCCTTGTTTTCCCGAAAGACGCTGATATTTCCGAAGGAAAGATATCCATCCTCACTCCCATCGGGACTGCCCTTCTCGGTCTGGCAGCGGGCCAGACGATGCACTGGACCGCACGAGATGATCGGCAGCATAAGCTGACGGTTTTAGCAGTTACCGGAATGTCATAG
- a CDS encoding helix-turn-helix domain-containing protein encodes MITGSQCRAARALIDFSRERLAISAGVSIETIVHFERKLAKPSEDDVFALQSALETAGAVFISDNGRGIGVRLKFTKSEAKRISILENEGGIVASDRVP; translated from the coding sequence ATGATCACTGGCTCCCAATGTCGTGCAGCACGGGCACTTATCGACTTCTCGCGCGAGCGTCTCGCAATATCTGCCGGCGTTAGCATCGAAACCATCGTGCATTTTGAGCGCAAACTCGCGAAACCAAGTGAGGATGATGTGTTTGCCCTGCAATCAGCTTTGGAAACCGCCGGCGCTGTCTTCATTTCTGATAACGGCCGCGGCATCGGTGTGCGCCTGAAATTCACAAAATCTGAAGCTAAACGTATCTCCATACTGGAAAACGAAGGCGGCATAGTTGCATCCGACCGAGTTCCGTAA
- a CDS encoding PTS sugar transporter subunit IIA produces MMIFRNLSKEVIFLDLMTKGKRSALSKIAVKIAQRTGLDDRAVFRRLWKRESSGATGIGHGIAVPHAVFQSISCPVASFTRLATPIHFGSPDGDPVDLVFTLLWPRVAAATFLPALAQLCRVVRAPRIRKGLRLARSSDEVMAILDGDQRATNERSISDRAATWVSLS; encoded by the coding sequence ATGATGATTTTCAGAAACCTATCGAAGGAAGTTATTTTCCTTGACCTTATGACAAAGGGAAAGCGCTCGGCACTGTCGAAGATTGCTGTCAAGATTGCGCAAAGAACTGGGCTCGATGATCGGGCTGTCTTTCGGCGCCTCTGGAAGCGCGAAAGTAGCGGCGCAACAGGTATTGGCCACGGTATCGCCGTCCCGCATGCTGTGTTCCAATCGATCTCGTGTCCTGTCGCGTCGTTCACGCGATTAGCGACTCCTATTCATTTCGGAAGCCCCGACGGCGACCCCGTCGACCTTGTGTTCACCCTGCTTTGGCCTCGCGTTGCCGCTGCCACCTTCCTGCCTGCGCTTGCCCAACTATGCCGGGTAGTTCGAGCACCTCGAATTAGGAAGGGATTGCGACTGGCACGGTCCTCCGACGAGGTAATGGCAATCCTGGACGGTGACCAAAGAGCGACTAACGAGCGCTCCATCTCCGACCGAGCCGCTACCTGGGTGTCGCTTAGTTGA
- a CDS encoding carboxymuconolactone decarboxylase family protein, whose translation MSETMYPSSTREFAQKRRELAPETEAAFQAFSQKVFAEGALPTKVKQLIAVAVAHVTQCPYCIRGHTKAALRQGASREELMEAIWVAAEMRAGGAYAHATLAIAEMETSASPKNT comes from the coding sequence ATGTCCGAAACGATGTATCCATCGTCCACCCGGGAGTTTGCACAGAAGCGTCGCGAACTGGCGCCTGAGACTGAGGCCGCCTTCCAGGCGTTTAGCCAGAAGGTCTTTGCCGAGGGCGCCTTGCCTACAAAGGTCAAGCAGCTCATTGCCGTCGCCGTCGCGCATGTCACGCAATGTCCCTATTGCATTCGAGGTCATACTAAAGCGGCCCTTCGACAGGGAGCCTCGCGCGAGGAATTGATGGAGGCGATCTGGGTCGCAGCCGAGATGCGGGCCGGCGGCGCCTACGCTCATGCAACCCTTGCAATAGCGGAAATGGAGACATCAGCGTCGCCAAAGAATACGTGA
- a CDS encoding ABC transporter ATP-binding protein has product MPRTLTGFIFTMGSVHQTMLLLLSIFLFTVSILPLEVQRRIINGAAEGSGVNSILVLALAYLALVLTEGGVKLVLNIYRGWIGEVAIRWLRMAVLDARKQRVDEQTTLAEGVEISIVLAEAEPVGGFIGTSISEPVLQVGVLAAVGSYMIYLQPFLALAVAAVFIPQVILVPILQSLINQRAKTKITVMRHLSEEMVEHDSSPKASNNQAAHVQRLFSTNMSIYKLKYSLNFLINLMLHLGFAGIFALGGYYVITGKTEIGTVVAFIVGLNRISDPWGALVDWYRDLKVTQVKYGLIRDASVVETSDEPRSDAVVPT; this is encoded by the coding sequence ATGCCGCGCACGCTCACCGGCTTCATCTTCACGATGGGTAGCGTCCATCAGACAATGCTGCTCCTGCTTTCGATCTTCCTCTTTACCGTCAGTATCCTGCCGCTCGAGGTTCAGAGAAGGATCATCAACGGCGCAGCGGAAGGCTCTGGCGTCAATAGTATCCTGGTGTTGGCATTGGCCTACCTCGCACTCGTTCTGACCGAAGGGGGTGTGAAGCTGGTTCTTAACATCTATCGTGGCTGGATTGGCGAAGTGGCCATCCGCTGGCTGCGGATGGCGGTTCTTGACGCGCGAAAGCAGCGCGTGGATGAACAGACGACGCTGGCGGAAGGCGTTGAAATATCCATCGTGCTCGCCGAGGCCGAGCCGGTCGGCGGATTTATCGGCACCAGCATCTCCGAGCCTGTCCTTCAAGTGGGTGTTCTTGCGGCCGTCGGCAGCTACATGATCTATCTGCAGCCGTTCCTGGCGCTGGCTGTCGCAGCGGTATTCATTCCCCAGGTTATCCTCGTCCCTATTCTGCAGAGCCTCATCAATCAACGTGCCAAGACGAAGATAACGGTCATGCGACACCTCAGCGAAGAAATGGTGGAGCACGATTCCTCACCGAAAGCATCGAACAACCAGGCGGCCCATGTTCAAAGGCTGTTCTCAACGAACATGAGCATTTACAAGCTCAAATATTCATTGAATTTCCTGATCAACCTAATGCTTCACCTCGGATTCGCCGGAATATTCGCGCTTGGCGGCTACTACGTCATCACTGGCAAAACAGAGATTGGAACTGTCGTGGCCTTCATTGTCGGCCTCAACAGGATCTCTGACCCTTGGGGAGCATTGGTGGATTGGTATCGTGACCTCAAAGTCACGCAGGTCAAGTATGGGCTCATCCGGGACGCCAGCGTCGTCGAAACATCGGACGAGCCGCGGTCTGATGCCGTCGTACCGACGTGA